In one window of uncultured Acetobacteroides sp. DNA:
- a CDS encoding 1-acyl-sn-glycerol-3-phosphate acyltransferase: MEDHTDYYIDVDKIIASKNPRLKKFLPKFIISYLKRIVHQDEINGILRRHGHKQGLEFVNSSLKDLGITYRVYGVENLKLEGRYLFASNHPLGGLDGLIMMSEMGRHYDNIKFVVNDLLLNVKQLQPLFIPVNKHGRQSADYAAKIEAAYASDAQVLYFPAGLCSRKVKGEIVDLEWHKNFIQKAIKHQRDVVPVYFSGRNSEFFYNLSNIRSKLGVKVNLEFIYLVDEMFRQKNRKIDIIIGEPIPYQTFDKSRTLNEWVQFVRKQSYALAEELDM, from the coding sequence GTGGAAGACCATACGGACTATTACATAGACGTAGATAAAATCATAGCCAGTAAGAATCCAAGGCTAAAAAAGTTCCTACCAAAATTTATCATCAGCTACCTTAAGCGCATCGTTCATCAGGATGAGATAAATGGCATTTTACGTAGGCATGGGCATAAGCAGGGGCTCGAGTTTGTCAATTCGTCGCTCAAGGACCTGGGGATTACCTACCGCGTGTACGGTGTCGAGAACCTGAAGCTGGAGGGACGCTACCTGTTTGCCTCGAACCACCCGCTAGGAGGGCTGGATGGGCTCATCATGATGAGCGAGATGGGGCGCCACTACGACAACATCAAGTTTGTGGTGAACGATCTCCTGCTCAACGTTAAGCAGCTGCAGCCCCTTTTCATCCCCGTTAACAAGCACGGAAGGCAGTCGGCCGACTACGCCGCTAAGATCGAGGCGGCATACGCGTCGGATGCGCAGGTGCTCTACTTCCCTGCCGGGCTTTGCTCGCGCAAGGTAAAGGGGGAGATTGTGGATCTGGAGTGGCACAAGAACTTCATCCAAAAGGCCATCAAGCACCAGCGCGATGTGGTGCCCGTGTACTTCTCGGGGCGCAACTCCGAGTTCTTCTACAACCTCTCCAACATTCGCTCGAAGCTGGGGGTTAAGGTGAACCTGGAGTTCATCTACCTAGTTGATGAGATGTTCCGCCAGAAGAACCGGAAGATCGACATCATCATTGGGGAGCCAATCCCCTACCAAACCTTTGATAAGAGCCGTACCCTAAACGAGTGGGTACAATTTGTCCGCAAGCAATCGTACGCGCTAGCCGAAGAGCTAGACATGTAA
- a CDS encoding GNAT family N-acetyltransferase has translation MEPIIQPVDKKLIKKELTKDKFLRHTNNGGNKLYIVDHHDSPNIMREIGRLRELAFRAAGGGTGKSIDIDDFDIDPVHPYKQLIVWDPSEEEILGGYRYIVCDDVEVKHLATSELFNFSEKFQKEYLGNMIELGRSFVQPNYQSTRLRSKGIYALDNLWDGLGALVVEHPDHKYFFGKVTMYTSYNVEARNTILYFLRKYFPDNDSLVTPIEPLELELDHEILDSLFDGKPYEEGYKILQKKIRELGENIPPLINSYMNLSPSMKVFGTAINHEFGGVEETGILITVGDIYLRKVERHIKSFIPRFIRRKIRK, from the coding sequence ATGGAACCAATTATTCAACCGGTTGATAAGAAACTTATCAAAAAAGAGTTGACCAAGGATAAGTTTCTCCGCCACACCAACAACGGCGGGAATAAGCTGTACATCGTGGACCACCACGATTCGCCCAACATCATGCGCGAGATTGGCCGCCTGCGCGAGCTGGCCTTCCGTGCGGCTGGCGGCGGTACCGGCAAGAGCATCGACATCGACGACTTCGACATCGACCCCGTACACCCCTACAAGCAGCTGATCGTTTGGGATCCCAGCGAGGAGGAGATCTTGGGCGGCTACCGCTACATCGTGTGCGACGACGTGGAGGTGAAGCACCTGGCCACCTCGGAGCTGTTCAACTTCTCGGAGAAGTTCCAGAAGGAGTACCTGGGCAACATGATCGAGCTCGGACGCTCGTTCGTGCAGCCCAACTACCAGAGCACCCGCCTGCGCAGCAAGGGCATCTACGCCCTCGACAACCTGTGGGACGGCCTCGGCGCGCTGGTGGTGGAGCACCCCGACCATAAGTACTTCTTCGGCAAGGTTACCATGTACACCTCGTACAACGTGGAGGCCCGCAACACGATCCTCTACTTCCTGAGGAAGTACTTCCCCGACAACGACAGCCTGGTGACGCCAATCGAACCGCTGGAGCTGGAGCTGGACCATGAGATCTTGGACTCCCTATTCGACGGTAAGCCCTACGAGGAGGGCTACAAGATTCTTCAGAAGAAGATCCGCGAGCTGGGCGAGAACATTCCGCCGCTCATCAACTCGTACATGAACCTTTCGCCCTCGATGAAGGTGTTTGGAACGGCCATCAACCACGAGTTTGGCGGGGTGGAGGAGACGGGAATCCTGATTACCGTGGGCGACATCTACCTGCGCAAGGTGGAGCGCCACATCAAGTCGTTTATACCGCGGTTTATCCGCCGAAAGATACGCAAGTAG